GGAGGACTAAGCAatgttttattcaaattaatatagcATTCGACAGAATTCAAAACCTGAATTGGAAGGTAATCGATGGAGATTGgccttttcatttttcattgatttctcTCCACAGGTAGCAGGAAAAATTATAGCAAGCACCAATAAATCCCTATTTGACAACAATCATTGGATCCTCTTCTCATATGTGAAGGGGCTTACTTTGACCGGAAGTGGAACTATAGATGGCCAAGGGGCAGGTTCATGGCAAGACCGAACGGGAGTAGCTGTAAGTAGAAAacgttttcattatttttcaattgcTTTTGCTCGGATAGAAAATGTCATATTGAAATCAAAATCCTATACATGGCTTAACAATGCGACAAATAGTAAGACTTCGCATGTCTTGGGACAGGCACTCAAGTTTTATACTTGCCCGAACCTAGTACTTCAAGGATTGACACATATCAATCCTCAAAAGGCCCATATCATTTTGACAAAATGTGATGGAGCAAACATCAATAGCATCACTATAACTGCACCTGAAGATTCCCCTAACACGGATGGTATCGACATTGCTAGCTCAAACCATGTTCAAGTCCAGAACTCCAAAATTGGAACAGGTACTTTTTTTAGATTTGTTTTAGCCCTCCAACTACATACCTTTTCTTGTATGCTATGAACTTAATCGCTTTCATTTATATCTTTCATCTTCCCCTTCCAACTCCACCCTAGCCCAccttaaggtttttttttgtctttttttgttctctttcatTTTATCCATATTTGCTTGTTTGACATCATCACTAGTATTACAACAATCACCATCATTATAATTTGTATAATGTAGGTGATGACTGCATTGCTATTAGTGCAAGATGTTCCTTTATCAATATAACCGGCGTCACATGTGGACCTGGCCATGGTATTAGGTAAGTGGAATACATGtattcaaattttagaataatgaAGTGAAAAATAAGAACTAAAGTTCACATTTTCGAAGCATTGGATCACTGGGAGATCCTGGATCAGGTGACTTCGACACGGTGTCAGAAGTACATGTGCGAAGTTGTAATTTTACAGGAACCAACACTACTGGAATTAGGATCAAGACATGGCAGGTGGTTATTACTTATTACAGCATAGTTCTTAGTTGGCAACTCAGAACTGAAagcacaaattttttataattttgtgtcCTACAGGGAGGGCAGGgagaagtaaagaaaataacatatgAAGACATTATGTTTGACAATGTCCGCAACCCAATTGTCATTGATCAATTTTATTGTCCTCACAACGTCTGCAAAAACAATGTAAGGCGTGGATCCCttcccaattttttatattttattccatcGAGTCTGAGACATGTTTTGTTGATGACTTCTTTTCTCATTGTCTTCAAATGTTGAAGACCGGTACCAGTGCAGTGGCAATAAGCGATGTATCATACACCGGAATAATTGGGACGTCAAGTGGAGACGAGGTGATGTCTTTGAATTGTGGTACCGAAAGTTCATGCAACAATATTGTGCTTGATGATGTCCACTTAAAGACCTCAGATCCAACGAAGACGCTTTTGTTCGTTGTGTCAATTTTAATGGAAGAGCATCGAATGTAGAGCCTTCCCTTGACCAATGCCTGAACTCCTGAGCAACCATTGATTTAGAACTCCTGAGCATCGAATaaagagttattttattttagagcCCAGTTTGCACATGATATTTATTGCATGTCTCATGTAGTGAATCTTATGTTGTAAGTCAATTAATAAGGGTTTTGAGGATTGGATTCATCGGACGATTATTCATCGGACTATTGCACATGATATTCATCGGACTATTAATAAGGGTTTTCAGGATTGTAACtcaatttctcttatttatataaaatttatgcaaTCATTAATAATGTTTCAAGAATCAAATCACTCATTGAACCAAAAATGATTTTGGGTTACAATTTATTGGTCAAAACAATATTGGGTTGCCATTGCCATTCAATTGCATTGTGatgtataattatatattattagaaatagaaataatagtGAGAAAATATACAtagatatatataattgaaaatttaaaaatgctttttactcaatatttaaaaattaaatggataaaatatgattgtattaatatttctaattttatgaaCACTATAAGTATAATATATACAACgaggaaaacaaaatttactAACTCTATACACATTTCAACaactatttatttaataaatattatttataatgtttttctagaacttaagaaaaaggaaaagatagaaGGCCTAAAATGTATGTTTAAATAAATGTCTAACCAATTCCAGTTCTCTTCATATATGACAGATTAGATTCATCTTGCGAAGAGAGTTGCAAGTGCTTAGGTTCTCAAAACATAAATATAAGTGGAGGAAGAGCACTTTTGTAGCAAAAACTTTGTGTTCCCAacaccaaaataaatataagtcgAGGAACAATACTTTTAAGGGAAAACTTTTTGGCCATGAAAACAAATCATGGCATGGTGTAGACCCCCTTAAGAGAGCAAAGACGATTAGTTTGTTTTTAAGGGATTTTTGATGGCATGGGAAAGATAATGTCTCGCCACCTGGAGGAGCTGGCGACACCTAGGATGAGTGAGTGGGGGGGCCCCTCCAGAAACATGGGCAGCCATGCTAGTAGTCAGAGGTGCCATACTTGCTGAGTGGAGTGGAGCCGGTAGTGGCTTGCTGTGGAAGATAGAAACAGGGGaggaagaacaaaaagaaagaggagGTGAACGGAAGGAGGGGGGAGCTTGCTCGGAGGATAGAAGgaaaagaggattttttttttcttcagaaagGATCCTTTGGTTGaaagaacaaaaagagaaaagatccGAGGATCCACTCACGGTGACTTCTCTAGGTTCAGGTATGATTTCTAATCTATTTTGCTTCTCCCCTGTTTTGAAtggttttcctctgtttttaaGTCATTTGCGGATCCCTTTTATATCTGGAGGCCACTTGTGCGTTTTTGCTTCCTGTTTTGGGATATCCTGAGTGTAGACTCGTCattgcatttgtttttttttttttctcttaaaatcCCTCCATCGGCATTTGTGGAATGAGGCAAGACCTAACAGTTTTCTTTTACGTATATATGCATGCTTTGTCTTCTTCTTGTATTTTTCCTGTcaagcctttttctttttgaaatgtTGAGCGCTGCACTTCACATGGGTCATCTGGGCCGAGGTGCTTCTGGAAAACTCAGGCCTCTTCCATAGATGTTGACTGCTTCACTTCCTTATTTTGGTTGTATTGGAGAGAAGCGCCAGGTTAGCAAAAGTGCTCTATTGAAAGCTGATCATAACAGGGATGTGTTTCAATCTTTGATCAATGAAGTTGTCGTATCCATTTTCTCTGGAAAGGTCCCAATGAGGTCTCGAAATTCTTTGATTCTTTACAGCCTTTGATGATGGAAAATTTATTCTCAGAGGGTGTTAATGCCAGCTTGGGGGATTCTCCTTCCATTTCTAGGGAGGTCACACAAAATATCCAGAAAAGTGTTGTTGGACATATTCATCTAAGCAAGCCGTCGTTGcaagatttgaaaattaagtatGCAAGGAGCTCTCCGAAAGTGTGAAGAGTTCACTAATTcattccggaagaagaagaacgTTGATCTTTTCTTTAAGAAGATGATTCTACCTCTCAGAGAGTGTTGCTCTCCCTGGCATTCCTATCAAAGCAAAGGGTCAGGCATGTCATGCTTGCTTTTCTCTTGGCAAGGCAACTGTGATGGTAATTTAGAGCAAGTTTTACGTATACCCGCTCACAAAATTTGCCCAGTTCTGCTGTAGACTATCATCAGAGGTGGCTCCCGTGCTTGCATGGAGGGTGTAATCTGGATCAGTCCAGATACCACGACTTGGATAAGAAAATTCTTGTAAAAGTCGGCATGGGGAGCTAGCCTTGGGCATGGATTCTTGAAAAAGTGGCTGTTGGACAAGAAAGGGGATGCATGGAAGACCGTCCAAGGTGTTTTTCTTCCTATGTACTCACTACATCCCCATGGCTGCCACTCACCACCTTTGCTCCCTCTTACCCATCCCAAACACCATGCTCCCATCACCCATGCCACCTGTGAGTAAGAGCACTAACCCGtgtctctcactctctctcactGCTTGTTCTTCATTTAACGTCAATCCTCCCATGCATGGCCATCCGCCGCACCTCTCATATTCTTCTTCATCCTATTCCGCAATCGTACCCACCACAGGTAATCTAATTAACCTTCATACCCACGCCCTCCACGCCATCCACGCCATTGTTATCCGTTCCACGTTGCCGCCTCCGTCCATTCCCACCATGACTGGTCCTTCATTGCCCCCGACAGTCACGACCCCTGCAAGATCCGAACCACTGACACCGACGTTCTGTTGAAGGCGCTCACTGAACGGTGCCGTCTCTCCCCAAGTAGCACCATTTCATCTCCACAGTCATGAATGGTTCCTTACTAGCATGCGACGTGGCCCGGAAGAGCATGAATATTCCCGGTGAGTCTCATGGAGTCGCCTTGAGTGTTGCAACCTCTGCATGGACGCTTATAATGCATCGACGGCTCTAATAGCGGTTGGAGTACTGAACGCTACATCTTCTGGGCCTGCTGAAATAATCCACCCTTATGAGAGTGTCCCCATAGGGAATTCATTAGTGCAGATTGGTTGATGGAAATGAATGGTGCGGATCATGCCGTTCATGCTGtgacaagctacaaaatagaaTCTGAGAAAAGATGGTGCGCACCATCGCATGAGGTAACCTACAGTTTTGACCTTTTGCAGCAAGGCCTCAAAGGTAACAGAAGAAAGTGAGGAGGACGGAATTTTTAAGACTCGGAAATGAAGGACCCGTCCCATAAACAAGAGCCTAAAGTCTACTAGAGGTTGATGAGTTCTCAGGTGCATTAAAAGCGCAGCATGTGACCCTGACATTAGCATAGATAATGGGAACTTGATGACGAATAGAGGAAGCGTCCAAGTGCAAGCAAGACACGAATCAGCATCAATCTCCATCACCTCCACCTGGCACCACGTAGCTTTCGTGCAAGATCAGAGTAGCCACTTCGAGGACCCATCCTGCTCAGGTTCACCAGAAGTTCAAAAATATCTCTATCAATGGGGAAGACCCGGGCTCTACAAAAGGGGAATCATCTAATGCAATGCAGCCAACCTGCAATGCCGTGGGCAGGTTGTTTGGTCATAACTTGCTTCTCGATGCGCCAGCAGCCAAATTAGAATGACATCAGATTGTGGAAGGAGAGCATACTTTTGAGGAGGGTGCAAGATGTAGAGCATGGCAGTGTAATTGTGGCTGCTGTTGAAAAGATGGAATGCCAATGGGGAATGCAATAAACTCCGCACTTGCTGTTTTGGATTATCAGGTGCAATAGGCTGTATGCAAGTGTCAAAATGGTGAGGACGACAAAATCTGACCGCGGACCCACCCTTTTCCTCTCATGAGACGCATGGCCACCTTGGGCGGGTCACTCTTTAAACAAATAGGTGTTTCATTTCTCAAATTCTCCGTCTTCACTtccaaaagttgtttttttattatatatatatatatatatatacgatTTTTAagtagttttcttttattccttAACCCCCtcgtattttattttatcttgcTTTAGTATTttgtttatcatttatttttactttattttacttattttactctcacttttttttattattattttatttattatttattttagtaatcTTAATGtcaataaaatttctttttaataaaacttgcTTCCACTTTATGTTCGGtaagcaattttcaaatctttaatgttctatttaaaatgtttttttaaaaaaaataagcatgaattaaattctgtaattccgaataatggaattcatgGAAGTAATTTaagcaaaaataaacgggctttggtggaggTCCAACATaggtgactttatgattgattgattgattgatcgcttgctttgattatcatacgtgattgatttaccctactctctGACATACATGtgattattcctaaattgtgcactaaccctctctattgatagcacATGGTGGCTCGTcacccaggtatgtacccattttccctaattgttgtctatgcatgtctcaattctcacatgtgcatgatttaTCCTGAGtgttcattgatttactcatccattgccatgattgcttcaattttattagtagaggCCCGacttagggacttagaggggtgttacagTCTACCATACCTTCTTGATAAGTAACCTACCCCCCAAACCCGATCCAGTTTTTCAtaaaccaccttttccaaaataaggagtcgcacttagggttttctttcttattttgtttaccctttcaaaaataaaacaaaaataagtggcgactccaagtcattttcttaaccaataaaaatcatttttcaaaataaaatcgagctcgagaaacgcatgagccgaaatgcggggtccacacatggTTATTTGAATAAGTTGCTGTCTAATTACTTTTAGACTtgaatatagaaattaaaattcatttttataaagttttcttaaataaaaaagcatttttttccaATCCCACGATTCGAACCCATAACCCTTTGTTAAATCTTCCATGGGCATTGATCCAATATGAAGAAATATCTTTTGAGTACATTGATTTTATGTTGATATGATTCAATATGATGTTGGTGCAAGCCACGATTTTACTACAACTCAAGCTAATCACGGTTTTTTGTGGTTGTCATCCCAAGCACTGCAGTGAACGAAATGTTGCTTACCTTAATTGTTGAAGTGATTTGTTAaccaataaagaaataaatagttaatgatttcaaaaaatattctactattgtaaaataaaagaatgagaaaaaaaaaaaagagagaataaacataaatcctcaaagaaaagtaaaatggaagaaaactaaatcaatttttattatagGTCTCCCATTTTATAGGaagtcacaaagagatatatatcaatatggatgattatCAACAAGTTTCCATAATCTgataaaatctcatattttataatacttCCCCTtcgatgatcataagaatatgtctcattaaaactttactaggaaaaaccctagtgaaggaaaaagtgTACAGCATTCTTTTAGATTACTGTAAGTACCTCATTACAAACTTTGCCAGTAAAATCCAGTAGGACAAAACTTGggtgaaggaaaaaagagtagaacatagtgatattcttatcaattaACTACCCCTcatgttgacatgattatattCTCTCTAGTCGCGCAACATGGACATCTTTGAGTCGACGTATTCCAATGAGCTTCTTGAGTATTGCAGTTGACaatgcctttgtgaatagatttattaaattatcaCTTGATCTTACTCAttaaatagtattttgatcactctTCTAGAGCTAATGAATGTAAAAGAACTTGGgcaatatataataattttaccACCCTTAATGCTTTCTTCATTAATCTGTGCAATGCATACAACATTATATAACTTAGTAGCATTACCTTTGATGGAGAGTAGTCcacatgtttttattattttcttgattgatCTCCACAATATTGTAGTACCACCATAGATAAATACATACCTCATTTGAGATCGAGCTTTGTGGGGGTCTAAAGATAACTAACATCTACACAATTGAGATTATGATAGTTTCAAATAACATAGACCAATGTTAATATAATACATGATTGACTTTATTCCAATGTCTTTGAGTTAGTGCAAAATTATATCTTGCAAgtaagttaacaaaaaatgcaatatctagtcttatataattttctaagaTACATACGTACTCTAGTTACATTGTAATCTGGTACTTCTAGACCAAATAgttcttcattatcttctttaggATGAAACAAGTCCGTGTTCACTTAAAGTGAATGAACAACTATAAGAGAACTTACTGAATGCAATTTATCCATATAAAAGTGCTTCAAgactttctttgtatatgttgactaataaactaatatttcatttgaaaaggtaatcgatctaccggctaaaggaaaaaaaattattttctaagatcttttatttcaaatttactttttaaatagtcaactattcttgtaagctcttcaggagttccaacaaaattcaaatattccacatatactataataattgaaaatattcaacATAATTAATATGCATAGAAAAAAAGGTAATACATACACACTTCccttttcaaatattcattgaaaTGATTATACCACATGCCTTTGGATTGCTTAATCGATACAAGGATCATTGTAacttaattgaaaatatgttataatGTTTTGAATTAGTTTCTTCAggcatttgaaatcctttagGGAGTttcatatatgtcattattttaaaatacatataaatatgtaGTAACAACATCTATGAGATGCAAatccagtccttctgagactgTTAAACAAATTAGATATCTAAATATGATTGCGTCCATCataggagaatatgtttcctcatAATCAATATCAAGTCTTTGTAGGAAACCTTGAACTATGAGTTATATATGCTTTATGTCTCGTGATTTCATTTTTCCCATTGCACTTTCTtataaatactcatttatatccaacaagCTTGATAACTTTAGGCATCTAGACTACAAGTCCaaatacttctcatttttttaatgagtgtaattaattttgtcaggatatattctttccattttggccaatatTTTCTATGTTGGCCTTCATCCATAGTATCTGGTTTAGGATCcttatcatttcttatgatgtcaatagccacttggaaagaaaatatattgtcaatgacaagaaaatttcaatcccatttttcaCCATATGTAAGTAGATAATTGATATCTCATCAATATCAAGTATGCTTAAACTAGGGCTACTTATTTAAACTATGCCTCTTCAGGGGATGCATAGACTAACCAATCATTTTAATAACCCATTTTATATGCAACTTCTTCAAGAGTGCCACCTTTCATATATCTTTCCTTGTGTTTTCCTCTTTGGGGAATGTGTTTGCCTCTTTAGGATCTATCACGCTTCAAGCGTGCCTtagactcattatttaattgtccttgAGGGACATCAACGTATTATTTAATCGTCCTTTAAAGACATCAACTCGTTATTTAATTGTTCTTCAAGGACGTCAATTCGTACTAGAATATTCTCGattagtgaaaatgattttctcattttctttacatTAATGAAAACATTTGGTAGTTAATTTGCAAGTTCTTGCAAATGAATAATCTTTTGAACTTCGAGTTCACATTGATTAGTACAAGGATTTAGATAAatcaaagtcaatgcattcaaaataatttcacgTCATTGTTCTGGAGTTGACTCTTCTCCTCCTAATGACtggaaaattgtctcattaaaatgataatctgtACAACATGTCATTCTACATTTCAAGTGTACAAATAGAATAGTCACTAGATAAAAACTTCTAGTTTTTGTACTATATGTTCATACGCTTTTACAATGAATTAATGTTTCATCATTAACCCTAGGGGACCAAGTTGGTTTTACTAGATTCTTCTAGATCTAGCATagtataaagtgtcattcacataGAATCAATTACTACTAGTGACGTAATATAAACTCTTCCAAAGCTTTTAATCAGGTTTCTATCACctgatatagtattaacattgtttgtcatcaatgttgtACAATTACTGAAATAaaagtttcatcaaaataacgAGTGATAGAGACCTCACCCTTATAGAgtttatgaaatattattatagaaaaagagttaaaatcaacataaaaatactagtcattgatgatgacttACTTCAACAAGTTCTATAAAAGCAACACGAACATATATAACATcgcaaaaaatatagaaaagaaaatttaaagttatatattttttaaatatctcacacatttgattttataagtgtggagcaatttatacatgaaataactaggaaatatttcaataatcaaactaattgtaatGATAGatccataattttatttaaatattattataatctaaatcaatgtgcaaaaattaattcatagatCAAAACTTCAAGAGAATATATCATGATTCAAACCATCTTgttgtctcaaaactttaaGTCAAACACTACAAATccatctaaatatatatatatatatatatatatatatgtatatatcaagataaaacaaaatatattaaaaacaatagttgaacctattgtaatttgaaaattattgttgaataatgaaaatgttgcattaataaaaatatcatatatgacaacatacaataatatatattattttatataactcaaaaattttcaatcataaaacatatcttaaagaaaattgacatgCAAAATCAAGTTATTAATCATATGACCAAGTCATATATTTCATATGTATCCAAaacaattaatcaaaattttcaacatataatttcattattaaattctcAACAAGtaaatccaaataaaagatgttatccataattttcaaatataagtaTATATGTTATccaaaaatctcaactttttatataaaacaacCATATTTTACAttagatattgaaaaataaagattaagATTAATCTCAACTATTTTATCAAAAGATTATTGTGTATTAAACaactagaatttgaaaaaaaaatcacctctaAGACAAGAATATTAAGtataaatattatactttcATGCAACCCAAAATTGCACATTTATGTGTAAATATTTCTATTAATGATAGTAGAACTTCTAATAATAGAAGTTCATAAAACAATTATCAAGCACTTACCTATTTGTATAGcttgatatacaaaatattaatcttttgataatatgtaaatattatctatatgttTGTTATCAAAGCTTCaaactataatatatttcattataacttttgattctatgaatttcataaagttttacaaaattattagtaaACAATTTTGTTCTTCTAGCTATACGAg
The Vitis riparia cultivar Riparia Gloire de Montpellier isolate 1030 unplaced genomic scaffold, EGFV_Vit.rip_1.0 scaffold525_pilon_pilon, whole genome shotgun sequence DNA segment above includes these coding regions:
- the LOC117909981 gene encoding probable polygalacturonase At3g15720, which codes for MAKGQALKFYTCPNLVLQGLTHINPQKAHIILTKCDGANINSITITAPEDSPNTDGIDIASSNHVQVQNSKIGTGDDCIAISARCSFINITGVTCGPGHGISIGSLGDPGSGDFDTVSEVHVRSCNFTGTNTTGIRIKTWQGGQGEVKKITYEDIMFDNVRNPIVIDQFYCPHNVCKNNTGTSAVAISDVSYTGIIGTSSGDEVMSLNCGTESSCNNIVLDDVHLKTSDPTKTLLFVVSILMEEHRM